One window of the Agrobacterium larrymoorei genome contains the following:
- a CDS encoding branched-chain amino acid ABC transporter permease: MAEFDWLFFTEVLVGGLLSGVMYSLVAIGFVLIYKTSGVLNFSQGALLLFAALTFVSLVERGVPFAAAFVITFAIMVVLGITIERAVLRPLTNRPPITLFMATLGLSYVIEGAAQLLWGTQVHGLDLGIEDIPFDVGGVFISQFDIFAALVAAGMVAILSVFFRYTRIGLGFRAVADDQFAALAVGLKLPWIWASVWAAAGLVALVAGLLWGARLGVQFSLSLVVLKALSVLVLGGFDSILGAIIGGLLIGASEKLAEVYIGEYFGGGIEGWFAYVVALAFLLIRPSGLFGQKLVERV, encoded by the coding sequence ATGGCCGAGTTCGATTGGTTGTTCTTTACCGAGGTGCTGGTCGGAGGTTTGCTCTCCGGGGTCATGTATTCGCTCGTCGCGATCGGTTTCGTGCTGATCTACAAGACGTCGGGTGTCCTGAACTTTTCGCAGGGCGCGCTTCTCCTGTTTGCGGCGCTGACATTCGTCAGCCTTGTTGAGCGTGGCGTGCCTTTCGCGGCAGCCTTTGTCATCACCTTTGCCATCATGGTGGTCCTCGGCATCACGATTGAGCGCGCGGTGCTTCGTCCACTCACGAACAGGCCGCCGATCACCCTGTTCATGGCGACGCTCGGCCTGTCCTATGTTATCGAAGGAGCGGCCCAGCTTCTCTGGGGCACGCAGGTTCATGGGCTCGATCTCGGTATTGAGGACATTCCCTTCGATGTCGGCGGCGTCTTTATCAGCCAGTTCGATATTTTTGCCGCTCTCGTGGCGGCCGGCATGGTGGCTATCCTCTCGGTCTTCTTCCGGTACACCCGCATCGGCCTCGGCTTCCGTGCTGTCGCCGACGACCAGTTCGCGGCCCTGGCCGTCGGTCTCAAGCTGCCCTGGATATGGGCGAGTGTCTGGGCGGCAGCAGGTCTCGTTGCTCTGGTTGCCGGGCTCCTCTGGGGCGCGCGGCTCGGGGTGCAATTTTCGCTGTCTCTGGTGGTGCTTAAAGCGCTGTCTGTGCTGGTTCTCGGCGGCTTCGATTCCATTCTCGGAGCGATCATCGGGGGCTTGCTCATCGGCGCATCTGAAAAGCTCGCCGAGGTCTATATCGGCGAGTATTTCGGCGGCGGTATCGAGGGCTGGTTTGCCTATGTTGTGGCGCTTGCTTTCCTGCTGATCCGCCCATCCGGCCTGTTCGGTCAAAAGCTCGTGGAAAGGGTCTGA